CTGGAGAATTATGTGAAGGAGATTGGTAGTGATGAAAATGACGAAGAGATCACCGTGCCAGGcaaaggaaagagaagaagcttATTGTTGATCAATAAGGCTGACTTATTGACATATGATCAAAGGTTAGTGTAGTGTATTCTTTTGCCCTTCTCCATTGCTGATCTGTATTTGTCAGATCTGCTTGGGCCGACTATTTCGAGAAGGAAGGCATCTCGTACGCATTCTTCTCTGCTGCTAatgctgctgctgttcaAGAACAGGCAGAGAAACAGCGATTAAGACAATTAGGAGAATATGATGAGCCCAAGCAGTCCAATGAGGAAAGCGAAGAAGAATctgaggaggaggatgacACTGAGGAGGAGCACTTGACTGAGGATCTCCGAGAAACCCATCTCGATGAGGAAGATTGGTCTTCAGAAAGTGCAGGAAGGAGTGAGCAAGTTTCAAGGTCGGAAGTGGATGAAAAACTTGCCGAGGGACAGACTGTATCTTTATCCGAAGTCGCCCAAGACGTCAGAGCCAGATTTAGGGAGCGTAcggaagaggaagacgTCAGAACAAGAGTCCTCACCGTTACCGAGCTGGAGGATCTTTTCATCAATGCAGCCCCGGATTTGAAAGGTAGATTATCATTCGTTTTAATACGCGCATGCTGACAGCTTGCTAGACTTTGCTACTTCTCAGCACCCCAACCCCAAGCTTATGGTCGGTTTGGTCGGCTACCCTAATGTTGGTAAATCATCTACGATCAACTCCCTCCTCGGTGCCAAGAAGGTGTCTGTTTCTTCAACTCCCGGTAAAACCAAGCATTTCCAGACCCTTGTGCTCTCTGATACTATTACTCTGTGCGATTGTCCTGGCCTTGTCTTCCCGCAGTTTGCCAACACTCAAGCGGACATGGTCGTTGATGGTGTGTTGCCAATTGACCAAATGAGAGAGTACTCTGCTCCTGTGGATTTGCTGTGTAGAAGAATACCGAGGGATATATTGGAGGGTACCTACGGTATTAGGATTGATGtcaaggatgaagaagagggcGGAACAGGTAAAGTGGGGTGGGAAGAGTTCTTGTCTGCTTATGCCAGTAAGTCATTCTAATTTATCTCAGTCACGGTGCTCACTCGTTGATAGTCGCTCGTGGTATGACTCGATCTTCTTTCGGTATGCCGGATACTTCTCGTGCCGCACGATATGTCTTGAAGGACTACGTCAATGCCAAGCTTTTGTTTGCCCATCCCCCTCCTGGTATCGACGCCGACGACTTTATGTCAACCTCTCGAGCCGAAACTATTGCGCGCATTGAAGAGTCATATGAGAATGGTAGGAAACGTGCGCCAGTGACTCATGTGTCGAAAAATGCCGATACTTACGTTCAGCCTGCCTCAACGAAGGATAAGGATTCTTTGGATGAGGAGACAGAGCTGGGACAAGATCAGACGAAGAGAGAAAGGCAATCTACTAGTAGACAGGTCAAGTCTACTGCTGCTTCCGCTCCCGCACGTTCTGGTCGCGAGAAGGCAGCGGCCCTTGACTCTGTGTACTTCGATGAAGGTGGGGCACAGCCACGTTTGGTCATAAAGGGACGTAATCAGCCTGGCGATATGCAGGAAGGAGGGCAAGGCTTTTCAAGGGCAACCAGATATCCGCACCAGAGGTTGTTGGGACCTGATGGGATGCCCATGCTTGGTGCGGGAGGAAGAGACTTGGGAGGGGCAAATGGGAAGAAGCACTTcaagagaaaggaagggaaaaagagatCCGGCAAGGGTTACGATTAGTTACAGATCTAACATTATGCAACCCGATGACTGCACCTTTGAATTATCTACGCACATAAAGAATAAGGACAATAGGTTCAATTCCTTCCAACGTCGTTTATCCGCCGTTGCATGAGTACCGAAATTCTAAAATCTAAATCCGTGCTATTTTAATATTAGAATTATTTTATTTCGACGGTTGCGCGAGCGAACGAGTATCGGTAGGAACTTTGTCACGCATTTTAGCTGGCGGCATCGATTGCGGTTCTTATTTagcttctccttctttgtCATACTGTATTTCGTAAGAGGAGGTTGGATCTTGTATTAATATTTACGAGGATGTGTTAATTACTTTTTACTTATGGAGATCTGCGGCCGTCGGGTCTGCTAAACTGCAAAACCTGTTCGTAAATTACTCTTCGCCTTGTGGTGACGATTTCTATGCATCGACTAGCGGTAAAACGGTAGAAGTTTGGGATCGGCATGTCCGTCACAACTATCATACAGTCTTTTATAAGCAACCATGGGTCTCTCTCAGAACTTACAATCCCCATTAACCACAGCAAAAAACGACTAGCGTTCTACAACCGATAATGATAAGAACATCAGGCTCGACAAGCAAAGTCTTCCTCTTTCGGCTGGGCTGCAGACACATGCAAACCCAAGCAGCCACAGGACATGCCCACAATCTGCCGTCGCCAAGCATGGCGGGCTCTAAATCTCCCAGGAAAGAGCGTGAGGAGGGGAACGTAAGTGGTGAAGCCTGGCCCAGCAATACACGCCAACTACCAGTGCATTCCTTTTGCTGACGGTTGCCGCAGATTAGCTCCgtcttctcttccctttcgGGAGAAACTGAAAAGCCACTTCCACCTCGTTTTGCCGAGCTCAAACGGACCATTATTGGGGAGGAAGCCAATCAAAGAAGGCTTATTGCCGGATGGGAGAGATTGACAAAGAGGTTGCGCGATGCCGCagaagagattgagagGCAGCAACAGGATGTAAGTAATGCTGCATAGGGTAGACTTATGCTTCCCGCGCCATTACTGATGCTTCTTGCTTTAGAATATTCCTCAAATTTCCTACGATGAATTTGTTAAAGGGGGGAATGCAGACCTCCTTAAGCGCATCAAAACCAGTGGATCAGTAATTGTTCGAGGTGTGGTGGATGAGCAAACCGCACTCAAATGGCTCGAAGATGTCAAAGTATACATCGCGAAGAATCCATCTGTCAAAGGCTTCCCAGAGAATGACAAGCAGGTATTTGAACTCTAGTAAGCTGCATATCCCATTTACTTGATCAACAGCTCATGAGCGTATTCTAGCTGGTCAAAAACGCAGTTGGCGGCTCGCTCACACCCACGTTCGATGGCAATCCAAAGAGCCCTTCTTTCACTCTTTTCCCACCATCCCAATGCACCCGTCTCTCTCTCCACTCCTGTTACATATGTTGATCGTCTCCGTATTCGGCACCCAGGGGATGCTCAATTTGCTCTTGGTCCTCATGCGGATGGTGGAAGTGTCGAGAGATGGGAGGACGAGACGTACCGCAAGGTATATCAAAGCTGCTTGGAGGGTAGATGGGAGGAATTTGATGCATGGACCATCGGCGAGCGGGCTTTAGCAAATCAAAACATGTACGACGGTCCTGGAGCAGTAAGTACTTGACATTTATTTGCCATTGTTTGGTACCCGGCTGAAAAAAGTCATAGTGTGGGGTTTTTAGGGCATTCCAAGGTTGGACTTCTATGTCTGATACTGGTCCTAGCGAGGGGACTTTGAGAGTTTACCCTCTGCTAAAGGAGCTCACGGCTTATACTATGATGCGACCCCTTTTCCGGTACGTCTTGCACCAGTGTGAAAGTTCTCAACTAACATTGCCAAAGAGAGAAACAGTCTCGAGCAACTCTTTCGCGAGACGAATATCTCTCGCCCGCAAACTGGGAGCTTGATTTTGAGACGTCGCGGTTCCCCAATTCCCCCTTGGCCAGATGCCAAGAATACAATGATGAGactcatcctcatcttgAATTGGAAAGGACGATGGTCAGTATACCACGAGTCAAGCCTGGAGACCAGGCATGGTGGCATGGAGGTGAGTACTGAGTTAGTCTACAGTATGAAACTGATGGCGATTCCATCTCAATCAGACATGATTCACGCTGTAGAATCCGTACACCAAGGCAAAGGGCCTTCGGCGGTCCTGTATATTCCTGCAGTCCCTCTTACGCCTCGAAACGCAGAGTATGTCCGGGATCAGAGAAGCCAGTTCATGCAAGGAAGGCCAGCACCCGATTTCCCAGGAGGCGTTGGCGAGAGCAATTTTGTCGGTCGGGGTACTCCAGAGGATATCAAAAGTTCTGACGGTAGACAAGCGTGGGTgttctcttctttctcctgATGACGGAGGACTGATGATCTTGAAGTATGGGGTTAGAGCCATTTGAAGTGAGCGAGCAACTTGCCCCAGGTGAGCGTCAAGTGAGGAAACAGGCGTAAGTTCATCATGATCACTATTTGGAACTCTTTTCACTGATACCTCTCAGCAATGAAATACTTGGCTTCTGAGATCATGAAGTGGAGGGTGATAAATAGGGCAGTTGCCTGAAGGTAGCATTTGATTTGGTAATATGCATTCACATTTAAGCAGGCATGGCGACAGCCAAAGCTCCCGCTGGCGTTGCCTCACCCAGTCTCGCTCGATGTATCTTGATTTCCTCCACTGGCCGATCGTCCTTGTCCGTTCGCACAGCTTCTAATCTTTGAATGGTCTTCATGCCAGAAGATACACGACCGAATATCGTGTGCTTCCCGTCCAGAAAAGGTGTTGGGGCCTAAACGTAAGGCTCGAGTTAGTTTCTAATTCCGACGGCGACTAAGTTTACGAACACATGTGATGAAGAATTGAGAACCTTTTGGTTGAACACACATTAATCTCGCATCAATGTATGCAGATTTGGAGACTCACCATTGGTGTTCGGTCCAGAATTAGCCATGGCCAGGATTCCCGCACCAACAAATCTCAGCTCGGGGTGGATTTCATCGGCAAACCTATCACCATAAATTGACGTCCCACCTCGCCCTGTCCCCGTTGGATCGCCGCCTTGGATCATAAAGTTCTGTCCGTGGTAAATACGGAATAGACATTTCATTTTAGAAGTTGTGGACTTACGGGGATAATTCGATGGAAAATGACACCATTATAATAGCCTCGCTCCGCCAGCTTAGCAAAGTTGTTACATGTCTGCCATCCAATTATCAGTCATGGAATTCACGAGATAAACAGATATCATTACTAACTTTAGGTGCATGAGCTGTGTACAGTTCGACAGTGAATGAGCCAACAGAAGTGTCGAATGTGACATATGTTGGGGAAGGGCCTGACATGGTTATGAAGGGCTGCGGTGGTCCAGTTGGCTTTAAGCCTGTCGAGTTGGCAGCGACAGATTGGATTAGATTGAATTATAGATACTCTCTCGCGAAGAGTAATTTTTTTATAAGTCTCCGGATGTAATAGATGAGTGTCGGATAAAGAAGAAGTGCACTACAAACGAACAGCGGAGCCCGTGATGATAGAAAGCATCGAGTTAACGAAAACAAATGGATTAGGAATTACGAAAAGGACAATTAATCAATTAGCGTTTCCACTACAAAACATTTGATTCCGCTAATAAAAGGATATCTAATGAATGCTTTCGCAACCAGCTCGCACAGCTGTCCAAGTTTCAGAGAACACATTACCACTTGTTCTTCTCTCTATATGCATAAACGACTCTCCTACATTAATTAACATGGGACGGAATGGCATGTTTGGCGCCTTTCAAGGATTCGATGCTTTCGGAAAGGCGAGCAGCTCTCAGTCACAGCCTCCAATCTTTGCGCTGACAGTTATCTATAGACGATGGAGGATGTCAAGGTCAAGACACGTACAGGTGCTCTCTGTAAGCCTGCACAGCATCAATTTGTGGAAACAATGTGTTGATCGAGGGCTATATAGTGACCTTCATCTCTCTGTCAATCATTCTTACATCTGTCATGCTCGAGTTCATCGATTACAGACGGATACACCTGGAACCAAGTATCATCGTGGATAGGTCGAGAGGAGAGAAGCTTGTAATCGACTTTGATATAGAATTCCCCCGGGTACCATGCTATCGTACGTATAGCTATCAGCGAATGATGCTAGATAAGCTGATAAAATATCATCAGTCCTTTCGTTGGACGTTATGGACATCTCGGGAGAACACCAGACAGAGTTTGAACACCAGGTTACTAAAACAAGAATAGACAAGAATGGAAAGATCATTTCCAAAGTACAGGGAGGTCGTGAGTATCTGTTCTCAGGCTTGCAAATTCCACTGATACTGATTCACTCTCTACAGAACTCAAAGGAGATCTTGAAAGGGCCAACTTAAACCAGGACCCCAACTACTGTGGATCTTGCTACGGTGCCCCTCCTCCTGAGAGCGGGTATGTGGTTAATGTTGTCATGGTGATCCTGTGCAAGCTGAATAATGTGCCATAGGTGCTGTAACTCTTGTGAAGAGGTGCGACAGGCGTACGGTAGGAAGGGATGGTCTTTCAGTGACCCTGAAGGTATCGAGCAGGTACATTGTAAGATCCTTTGACGATCAAGGAAAAGTAACTAACAACAAGCTGAATAGTGTGTGGAAGAAGGCTGGATGGACAAGATGAAGGAGCAGAACGAGGAAGGTTGTCGCATTGGCGGACATATCCGCGTCAACAAGGTAAGTCCCTCTTATAACTATCCTATCTTTCTTAACACCCCCCGACTCTAGGTCATTGGAAATTTGCACTTCAGTCCTGGTCGATCATTCCAAAACAACATGATGCAGATGCTCGAGCTCGTCCCCTACTTGCGCGACAAGAATCACCACGACTTTGGGCACATTGTGCACAAGTTTAGGTTCGGAGGTGATATGACAAAGGCAGAGGAGTTGACAGTTCTGCCAAAAGAACAGAGATGGAGAGATAAATTAGGTCTGAAGGATCCTTTGCAAGGAATTAAGGTTCATACTGAAGTTTGTGAGTGCGATTCGTCCTCTCAATTTCATCCGGCTGATTTAAAATGCAGCCAACTACATGTTCCAATGTCAGTATCCGCCAGTCTCTCTCATTTTGGCGGTGGTATACTGACAATGTCGTGATTATATTGTAGACTTCCTCAAGGTCGTTTCCACGAACTTCATCTCACTCAACGGGGAGGAGATTCCGTCTCATCAATACAGTGTGACTCAGTACGAACGAGATCTTCGGACGGGAAACGCTCCTGGTAAGGATGCTCATGGTCGTAAGTGTGCATCTCTTCCTTAGATTATATAAAAATTGCTGAACGTTTGGTAAAGATATGACTAGCCACGGAATGATGGGTGTTCCTGGGGTTTTCTTCAAGTGGGTCCTATCCTATTGACTGAATGTGAGACTTGAGGTTAATGAGTCACTTTAGCTATGAGATATCACCCATGAAAGTTATTCACACAGAAGAAAGGCAATCTTTTGCACACTTCCTGACATCGTAAGTGTCTCCCGGTTTTGCAATAAATCTCGATTGACGGGGCGGCGATAGGACGTGTGCGATCGTCGGAGGTGTATTGACGGTCGCAAGCTTGTTGGActctttcatcttcaacaGTTCCAAGCGGTTAAAGAAAACGTCTGAAGTTTCATTCAGAGGCCCAAGTGGGAAGATAGTAGGTCCTGCGTAGCTGATGGACAAAGACGGAGACTGACGATCCGCTCGGTAGCTTTAAGAACCTTAGTTAACGGGTGGTCATTGGAAAGTTTGAAGGTCACATTGATGCATTGTTACGCTTCTGACTGACACATCGTATTGCGTGAACATTGCCAACCAAACATTATTACGGTATACAAAAAGATCGTCGTAACGTCGTGAAAGATAATCTATGAGTATTACATGGCCACGTCAAAAACACATTACTCTCCGACACGGTAAGCCACCATGGCCTGCAGATAGTCAGTAAAAGATGAGTGGGTACGATGGCATGACAAACCTCCAGAGAGTGCACGTTGGTGCTAAAGCTTCTAAGCCTCACTTGTTCGACTTTGCCTTTGTCAATAAGATGAGGATCAGCGTCATCCCATGTAGCTGGGATAGCCACGTCTGGAGAATCATTCGTATGCGCTAAAATAGTAAATGTGCCTGTCAAGGTTGAGCGTCCAAGATCAGCGTTGCTTTCCTACAGACTTAGTAGAACCCACATTCTTCCTCCAATATGGGTAAGAACGTCACACTGGATGTGATTTGCTTCATGATTTCCCTAATCTCCCCCTGAACTTCCTTTTCTgtcttctccttctttttgctACTCGCGGATTTGGGTGGACCACCAGGCAGAGGGGCGAATGTTGATTCGTCCGTATAGATGTCAAATTGCCATCGTTCAAGTGTCTCGCCCGTCTCAACCGATTTGATGGCGAGAACAATACGAGATAAAGATGAGGAGAGTAACCATTCTATAAGATGATGTAAGTGGCGTGTTCATGATGCAAGACAGCGCATACCTTGGACCTGGCTGAGGACAGTCGAGATGTACTCCTTGAGTTCTTCGTCCGCCGTCACAAGCATGGGCAAGCCGTACTTCTTTACCATCCTAGGGTAACACTGAGCTCTGGAAGTGAAGAGAGTTTCTGAATACACACCTAAAGTCATCTGAAGGGTATACGCCGCGTTGATAGAGGATGCTGTATTGGAGTGAGCGTTTACCGGTAGGAAGAGATTTGTATATACCTGTTTACGCTGTATTCGAAGAACTCTGTCACGAGTGCTGTTGACCCTTTGAGGGTAATTGCTTGGTTTGTCCTTGTTGCTTGTTTCTGCGCCATTTTATAAAGGGGAAAGTGGAAATGAAGTTGAAACGAAGAGAATAAACATCGAGTCTGGCAACAAAAAACAGTCACCAGCTGAACGGTGATGAGATTATGGACGAGAGAAAGGTGTATCACGTGATATTTCCACGTGGAATTGTCCTTCGCGTTTGGACGActtgttctttttttgGGCACATTATTCTTACTCTTGTCActcaaaaaaaaaaaaagcaaTCTCAAATGTCAGCCATTGCAAGAGCAGCGGCCAGAGTTAGACAGCAAAGCGCAACCCCGCTTCAGCGCCCTCTCATTCTCCAGCGAAAACCCATCCTCAGTCACGCCCTTCCTCTCCATACATCTCCACTCAAGCCATCCCTTGCAACCTCCATCACATCTCCCGGCTCTCAACAGACATTCCAGAGAAGATGGGTTTCTGCATCGGCCAAGGTAGATGAAGGTACCAAGGAGGAGGTTTGGCCCGAGAGGAAGCTGCCCGACCTTAAAGAAACCGACGAGTTGAAGTTGAGACGTCAAAGGAATGTCGGTATCTCGGCCCACATTGACTCTGGTAAGACAACCTTGACTGAGCGAGTACGTGTCGGCGCATTCCCTCGAGTCATCTATTCATCCAACTAACAATGATATAGGTGCTTTATTACACTGGTCGAATTCGAGATATCCACGAGGTTCGAGGTCGCGATGCTGTCGGCGCTAAGATGGACTCCATGGAGCTGGAGCGTGAAAAGGGTATTACCATTCAGTCTGCTGCCACTTTTGCCGACTGGGTTGCTCCCAAGCCTCCTACCGAGCTACAAGAGGGTGAGACCGTAGGCAACACTGAAAAAGAAAAGTTTGCGATCAACATCATCGACACTCCGGGCCACGTCGACTTCACCATCGAAGTTGAGAGAGCGTTGCGAGTGTTGGACGGTGCAGTGTTGGTTCTTTGTGCTGTTTCTGGTGTTCAGAGTCAGACAATCACCGTAGATAGGCAAATGCGAAGGTATAATGTCCCCAGGTTGGCATTCATCAACAAGATGGACCGAGCTGGATCCAATCCCTTCCGTGTTATTGGCCAGCTTCGGGGCAAGTTAAAGATGAACGCCGCTGCCGTCCAGGTCCCTATCGGATCTGAAAGTGACTTTGCCGGTGTCGTTGACATCGTCAGGATGAAGGCCATCTATAATGAAGGTGTCAAGGGGTGAGTCAAAATTCTCCTTACATAGACGCTCCCAACTGACCCTTAATCAGTAACCAGGTCATTGAGACCGACGAAATCCCTGAAAGCGTTCGCGCTCTTGCTGAAGAGAAGCGTGCAGAGCTCATCGAACAGCTTTCCGAGGCTGACGAGACTCTCTGTGACCTTTTCCTCGACGAAGCTCCTATTACTCCCACGGATATCGCTCAAGCCCTTCAACGAGCTACCACCTCTCTCCGTTTCACTCCCGTCTTTATGGGCTCCGCCATCAAGAACACTGGTGTCCAGCCTCTCTTGGACGGTGTCTGTGCTTATCTGCCCAACCCTAGTGAAGTCCAGAACCAAGCTATGGACGCCACTCTTCCTGCTCATGCCCCAGCCGTTCCTCTTGTCCCCGCCGTCGACGCGCCTCTGGTTGGCTTGGCTTTTaagcttgaagaaggcagGTACGGTCAGTTGACCTACATGAGGGTGTACCAAGGAGAGTTGAAGAGAGGTTCCATGATTTACAACGCCAGGACAGGTAAGAAGGTCAAGGTCCCTAGGCTGGTGAGGATGCACGCGGACGAAATGGAGGACGTCGAATCTGTTGTGGCTGGTGAAATTTGTGCAATGTTTGGTGTGGAATGTTCTTCCGGTGACACTTTCACTGATGGTTCATCCACTTACACTATGGTACGTGGAGTGGTGCTGGAATGTGCGAATTGAAACTTACCCAAGGCAGACATCCATGTTCGTCCCCGAGCCTGTTATTTCCCTTTCTATTCGACCTGAAGGAAACGAAACTCCCAACTTCTCTCGTGCGCTTAACCGATTCCAGAAGGAAGATCCTACTTTCCGTGTGCACGTTGATTCTGAATCTCAGGAGGTATGTTCTGCATCTCAAAGAAGGAAATTTCGTGACATAGCTAATTTATGATACAGACTATCATTTCTGGTATGGGTGAACTTCACCTTGACATCTACGTTGAACGTATGAAACGTGAATACAACGTTGCCTGTGTCACAGGTAAACCCCGTGTTGCTTTCCGAGAAACCATCACCGAAGCCGCCAAATTCAACTACACCCACAAAAAGCAATCTGGTGGATCTGGTCAATTCGGTAGGGTCATTGGTTCCATCGAACCCATGGAGACCGATCCCGACACTGGCAAGGACACTGCCTTTGAGAACCGGATTATCGGCGGTAACATTCCTAACCAGTTCATCCCTGCTATTCAGAAGGTGAGAGCGGCAGCGATAGGTCACTAAATCCAAGTGATATTAATCAGTACTGACATCATCTAAGGGTTTCCAAGAGGCGCTCGACAGAGGTCTCATCACCGGTCATCCTATTACAGGCTGTAAATTCATCCTTGATGACGGTTCAGCTCATGCTGTCGACTCAAACGAACTTGCTTTCCGTCTCGCTGCTATTGGTGCTTTCCGAGAAGCCTTC
This DNA window, taken from Cryptococcus gattii WM276 chromosome C, complete sequence, encodes the following:
- a CDS encoding GTP-binding protein, putative (Similar to TIGR gene model, INSD accession AAW42171.1); translation: MPPRTKAQSSGLGKALINRKAKEAVAPKESQLYTLDDNNPLASVTHERDLDEFLANAALADQDFTTERTKMRVISAPNMPTPTSNPFLLSAEEEKEVIKKKSDFQRDLTVPRRPPWTRQMTRLELEKQERESFLEWRRELAKLAETSNLLLTPFERNVQLWRQLWRVLERSQLIVQIVDARNPLGFRCQDLENYVKEIGSDENDEEITVPGKGKRRSLLLINKADLLTYDQRSAWADYFEKEGISYAFFSAANAAAVQEQAEKQRLRQLGEYDEPKQSNEESEEESEEEDDTEEEHLTEDLRETHLDEEDWSSESAGRSEQVSRSEVDEKLAEGQTVSLSEVAQDVRARFRERTEEEDVRTRVLTVTELEDLFINAAPDLKDFATSQHPNPKLMVGLVGYPNVGKSSTINSLLGAKKVSVSSTPGKTKHFQTLVLSDTITLCDCPGLVFPQFANTQADMVVDGVLPIDQMREYSAPVDLLCRRIPRDILEGTYGIRIDVKDEEEGGTGKVGWEEFLSAYAIARGMTRSSFGMPDTSRAARYVLKDYVNAKLLFAHPPPGIDADDFMSTSRAETIARIEESYENGRKRAPVTHVSKNADTYVQPASTKDKDSLDEETELGQDQTKRERQSTSRQVKSTAASAPARSGREKAAALDSVYFDEGGAQPRLVIKGRNQPGDMQEGGQGFSRATRYPHQRLLGPDGMPMLGAGGRDLGGANGKKHFKRKEGKKRSGKGYD
- a CDS encoding uncharacterized protein (Similar to TIGR gene model, INSD accession AAW42173.1), with protein sequence MIRTSGSTSKVFLFRLGCRHMQTQAATGHAHNLPSPSMAGSKSPRKEREEGNISSVFSSLSGETEKPLPPRFAELKRTIIGEEANQRRLIAGWERLTKRLRDAAEEIERQQQDNIPQISYDEFVKGGNADLLKRIKTSGSVIVRGVVDEQTALKWLEDVKVYIAKNPSVKGFPENDKQVFELYWSKTQLAARSHPRSMAIQRALLSLFSHHPNAPVSLSTPVTYVDRLRIRHPGDAQFALGPHADGGSVERWEDETYRKVYQSCLEGRWEEFDAWTIGERALANQNMYDGPGACGVFRAFQGWTSMSDTGPSEGTLRVYPLLKELTAYTMMRPLFREKQSRATLSRDEYLSPANWELDFETSRFPNSPLARCQEYNDETHPHLELERTMVSIPRVKPGDQAWWHGDMIHAVESVHQGKGPSAVLYIPAVPLTPRNAEYVRDQRSQFMQGRPAPDFPGGVGESNFVGRGTPEDIKSSDGRQAMGLEPFEVSEQLAPGERQVRKQANEILGF
- a CDS encoding cyclophilin-like peptidyl prolyl cis-trans isomerase, putative (Similar to TIGR gene model, INSD accession AAW42175.1), whose protein sequence is MSGPSPTYVTFDTSVGSFTVELYTAHAPKTCNNFAKLAERGYYNGVIFHRIIPNFMIQGGDPTGTGRGGTSIYGDRFADEIHPELRFVGAGILAMANSGPNTNGSQFFITCAPTPFLDGKHTIFGRVSSGMKTIQRLEAVRTDKDDRPVEEIKIHRARLGEATPAGALAVAMPA
- a CDS encoding ER to Golgi transport-related protein, putative (Similar to TIGR gene model, INSD accession AAW42177.1), which gives rise to MGRNGMFGAFQGFDAFGKTMEDVKVKTRTGALLTFISLSIILTSVMLEFIDYRRIHLEPSIIVDRSRGEKLVIDFDIEFPRVPCYLLSLDVMDISGEHQTEFEHQVTKTRIDKNGKIISKVQGGQLKGDLERANLNQDPNYCGSCYGAPPPESGCCNSCEEVRQAYGRKGWSFSDPEGIEQCVEEGWMDKMKEQNEEGCRIGGHIRVNKVIGNLHFSPGRSFQNNMMQMLELVPYLRDKNHHDFGHIVHKFRFGGDMTKAEELTVLPKEQRWRDKLGLKDPLQGIKVHTEVSNYMFQYFLKVVSTNFISLNGEEIPSHQYSVTQYERDLRTGNAPGKDAHGHMTSHGMMGVPGVFFNYEISPMKVIHTEERQSFAHFLTSTCAIVGGVLTVASLLDSFIFNSSKRLKKTSEVSFRGPSGKITETDDPLGSFKNLS
- a CDS encoding Mitotic spindle checkpoint-related protein, putative (Similar to TIGR gene model, INSD accession AAW42179.1) — translated: MAQKQATRTNQAITLKGSTALVTEFFEYSVNSILYQRGVYPSDDFRMVKKYGLPMLVTADEELKEYISTVLSQVQEWLLSSSLSRIVLAIKSVETGETLERWQFDIYTDESTFAPLPGGPPKSASSKKKEKTEKEVQGEIREIMKQITSSVTFLPILEEECTFTILAHTNDSPDVAIPATWDDADPHLIDKGKVEQVRLRSFSTNVHSLEAMVAYRVGE
- a CDS encoding Elongation factor g 1, mitochondrial precursor (mef-g-1), putative (Similar to TIGR gene model, INSD accession AAW42181.1), which produces MSAIARAAARVRQQSATPLQRPLILQRKPILSHALPLHTSPLKPSLATSITSPGSQQTFQRRWVSASAKVDEGTKEEVWPERKLPDLKETDELKLRRQRNVGISAHIDSGKTTLTERVLYYTGRIRDIHEVRGRDAVGAKMDSMELEREKGITIQSAATFADWVAPKPPTELQEGETVGNTEKEKFAINIIDTPGHVDFTIEVERALRVLDGAVLVLCAVSGVQSQTITVDRQMRRYNVPRLAFINKMDRAGSNPFRVIGQLRGKLKMNAAAVQVPIGSESDFAGVVDIVRMKAIYNEGVKGNQVIETDEIPESVRALAEEKRAELIEQLSEADETLCDLFLDEAPITPTDIAQALQRATTSLRFTPVFMGSAIKNTGVQPLLDGVCAYLPNPSEVQNQAMDATLPAHAPAVPLVPAVDAPLVGLAFKLEEGRYGQLTYMRVYQGELKRGSMIYNARTGKKVKVPRLVRMHADEMEDVESVVAGEICAMFGVECSSGDTFTDGSSTYTMTSMFVPEPVISLSIRPEGNETPNFSRALNRFQKEDPTFRVHVDSESQETIISGMGELHLDIYVERMKREYNVACVTGKPRVAFRETITEAAKFNYTHKKQSGGSGQFGRVIGSIEPMETDPDTGKDTAFENRIIGGNIPNQFIPAIQKGFQEALDRGLITGHPITGCKFILDDGSAHAVDSNELAFRLAAIGAFREAFNKAKPVVLEPVMTVEIVAPIEFQGNVIGAINQRKGTIVDTEVRDDEFTLTAEVALNDMFGYSSQLRGMTQGKGEFSMEYKNHQPVLPNVQKEMAEAFRKKQLGK